In the Limnochordia bacterium genome, TGTAGGAATTAGTAGCCTAACGGGAAGTGTCTGTACCTCATCGAACAGAATCACACTACTAGCAAGACGATGTAGTTTTCGACATGCAGATGGACGGTTGGAAAACAACGACTCGAGAAACTGAACACTGGTTGTGACCACGATCGGGGCATCCCAGTTTTCGGCTAATAATCGTTCCTCATTGTCTATCTTACCTTCATCGTTACTCTTAGTACCGGCTAGTGAATGATTTTCTAACACAAATGTTCGTAAGAATTCCTCATCGCCCAGCGCAGCCAAAGCTTTCCGGTATGAACCTACAGTCTGTTCGATAATCGTAAGATATGGTATGACGACCACAATCCTACGCATATAAAACAAATGAGCGTGCTTAAGGGCAAAAGCCAACATTGAAAGGGTTTTCCCGGAACCTGTAGGAGCTGTTAGCGTGAATAACCCCGGATCCATCTCGGCCGAATCTAGACAACAGTCCAACAGATCGGCCCTTATTTGGTTGATATGCTCCGATGCATCCGAGGTTGCGGCCAGTTGCTTAATGTAGTCAAGAACCATCTTCAGTGCTTTGTCTGGATTCAACGAAGGTCCTTCAGGTCTGTACTTCTTGTCACGAGGGGTTTCTGCTGCAAAGTGAGCTTCGGTCTCCATAAAATCCGCATCAACAAGTGTAGAGAAGAGCATTCGAACATCCAACATGTCTGCTGCGTCGCGTACATCGGACCACAGATAAACAGAGTCTCCAATATCCTCGGGCAGAACCAAGCCATCGCCCTCAAAACGATCGACTAGGCTCCGTAGCTCCATATCATCCATGCCAATCGTGCTTCCAGCCATACCCCGGCCCGGATCAAGCTGAACCAAAGCATCCTTAGTACCTTGCTGTAAGCCAATATGGTGGCCTTGAACAGCAAGAGCAGAAGCAATACCTAGGTGTTTATATTTCTGCAGTAGTATCCAAGCACCCGCCGTCCAATGGTCAACACCATGTGCTTCACCCTCAAGGCGTTTTGCAAACAACTCACCATATTTTCCAATATCATGTAGTAAACCAGCGGCTTCAGCTTCCTTCCCCGCTCCAAAGGAGCGGGCATATTCCGCTGCACGCTTGGCTACGTCCTGCAAATGAGAGTTCACAGAATCCTTCCGGCCTGAGCGACTATGCGAATGGGCTAGATACTCCATCTTACAGCCTCCTTGCTTCTAAGACGAACCCATCAGCCTTTGTTATACAAGACGATATTCAGTTGATTAGTAATCGTTCCGATATACTTGCGCTTTGTAAAGAGATTTTCGACATGATTATGTGTAGTTCCTGCTTTTTCTTGCCACTTCCGTTCTTGCCCGGAGCGCGTATTCCATACCCGCAGAACTCTAGTCTCATAGGAATAGGAATGATTAAAAGAGGTCTTTGGTAATGATGACCATTGCCGAAATAGAGGTTCATCAAGAACGTCAGATACTATTATTCTGTTCCTGCGATTATTCAGTTATCTACCCTGTTTTGCCGCTGTTTGCCACAGAAAGATGGTCATACTGTATCTATCAGATGCTCCCAAATAACCGATAGTCAGGAATGCCAACTGACTTCAGGGAAAACGCAGAAGACAACCTTCCAGCTCCTGCTGATTTCCCAGAAGCATTGCAGGATAACCTAACCCTGTTCCTTTAAAGCTTCCACCGGTGTAAGCCTTGCTGCCTGCAAGGCGGGGTATAGACCAAAGACAATTCCTGATAGAAGCATGATTACTACTGCCACAAACGCGGCTAGAGGATACATCCCGCCCTCAATAGGCAGGCCACCATAAAGAGCTCGCATAATAAGATCTTCAAGGACATAGCGGCTGGAAAATGCTGCAACCAATAGCCCCAAGAGGCTGCCCCATAGGGTAAGCATGCAGGACTCGGTTAGCACCCACAAAGCTATCGAGCCCTTAGAAGCACCAAGACAGCGACGCAAACCAATCTCTTTTGTCCTTTCTACCACACTTACTAGCATAATACTCAAGATTCCAATGGCACTGACGATCACGGCAACAAAAGCAAAGCCGCCAAAGAACAAGGTCATGTCTTTGATCGTTGAGCTTAGGTATTCTGTGCGTGTTTTGAAATAGTCTGCCTCTATCTCTACGTCTTCCCCATACTGCTGCTTCATAATTAAACGAGCATCATCCACCGCCGCATGGATATTTCCATCGGTTCGGATGACAACCTCCCAGAAGGTCTCCTCTCGGTGGGACCTAGCAGGTGTTGGCGTAAAGTACTCTGTTCCCAAAGGAACAATGCCATGAGGTTCCATGTAGAATACAAGGGACTGAACGGTGGTAAAGGGGGCATAGACCCCGATGATGTCATATTCGAAGACTTCAGTATCGTAGGAATTTCTCATCTTAAGCTTCTTGCCAATGGGAGAGACATCACCAAAAAGGCCCTTGGCTATCGTCTCCGAAATGAGTATTACCCGGTTCTGGGCCTTTACGTCCTCATCCAAAAAGAACTGTCCCTGGGTAATCCGCAAGTTGACTGCCCTCGCATAATCAGGGGTGGTCCCAACAATGGTCTTGATGTAATACTCCTGTTCATTAAGCTGCACGATGCTGTGCCATGTCGATCTCTCAACGTAGACCTCTTGAATGAGCGGGCTACTTTGACGCAGTAACTCCAGATCACTTTGTCTGAATTCGTTAACGGACATATCCACTGCTTGCATCGAGATGAATTCGATACCACCTGAGACCTCCCGCGTCCTTGAATCACTTGGCTCTGTCGAAACCATTCTCAACGAGGCCATGTGTTCACCATACTGATCCCTGGACTGGGCAAGATGATCCTTGGCCTGGAAGTTCAGACTCAGCACGATAATCATAATCCATGTTCCTAAGGCAATCTCCAATATAGTCAGTAGGGTCCTGAGGGGCCGGCGTTTGATTAGCCTGCCGGTAAACCTAATAGCTTCCAGCATACCCATCCTCCTTTACTCGGTCCGTAATGCATCGACAGGATCAGTCTTGGACGCCTGATAAGCTGGGTAGGCTCCGAATAAAAGGCTCGTAGCAAACGCGATGGCAATGCCGATCCCCATGGCACCTATGCCCACTGCCAACTCATTTCCGACTAGTCTTTGTAATAGTAGGACCATCCCATGGGAAAAGCCAATACCGGCCACCGCTCCAAACACACCTAACACCATAGCTTCCAAAAGAAACTGTGTAAAAATCGAGGCAGCATTAGCACCTAGCGCCTTGGAAATACCGATCTGTCGCGTACGCCGTAGTACCCGGGCCAAGAGTAGGTTTAGAATATTGATCACCGCGATCAGAAGTCCCATTGAGGCAAACAGGCCAATTACTCGCGCAATAAACCTAGTATGTTTCTTTCCTTCTTCCCAGCTTAGGTAGGCCCCTTCCACGACCATTTGGTCACCGAAATAAAGCTGGGCTGCTCTGCGAATGTTATAGTATGCTTGGCCTATGTCTATGCCTGGTTGTACCCCCACAGTAAACCAGTCCCTGCCAAAGGATACGCCCTCTGGATAAATGGACTCTAAGGGGACCATGAGCCATTGCCCGGGGTCTTCCCAGTACCGCCAATGATCCTCTCCGTAGTCCTCCTCATGGCCTTTTACCACCCCGATAATAGTAAACGACATCTCTTTGTCATCATACCTCAATAGGGGAAGAAGCTGTCCTACGGGATCCTGTTCCCCAAACACGCGCCGAGCAAGCTTATCTCCAATCACTGCTACGTTGTTCCGTGCTTCCACATCTTCCTCCAAAAACCACTGGCCGGCAATCAACTCATAGCCATAGAAGGCCGGTACATCCACAGTCATCTCCAGGATCTCAATCGAATTCTCTGGCCCTCTAAACCTCATCTCCTCCGGTAGAGCCTCCTCTGACTCCGGCAGTAGCGGACACGGGAGGGCTGTTCTCATCTCCATGAAAGCTAGGTACCCTTCGGGCAGGAGCTGTTTGAACTGAGTCAAATCCTCCAATTTTATGTTGACGGGCTCTTTATATTCCACCGGAACTACCGGGGACAATGGTGCTTCGTAGTCCCGGATTTCCCGTTGTTGAGAGACCTGAAACGTGCGGAAATAGCCCCTCTCCCACATAGACTGTTCCTGAAGGGCTATCAAAGAAAACATTGACAACACAGCGATAATCACACCAACCCCTAGACCAATGGCGAGGACAATCAGTAGTGACTCAAAAAAGCGGCGTCGGGACTGGCGCCAAGCCCACCATAGCTGGTTCTTTAGCTGCAAGATACTCACCGTCCTTTAACTTCCTCTTCCAGAGAAAACCCACATTTGTGAAGAAGCTCCAGCTGCAAAAGCTGATGATCATGCTGTGTAGACCGAATCTGCAACGCAAGCTCCTCTAGGTTAAGCTGAACCCCCCGCAATGTTAATTCGGTGATCATTCCCGCCTCAAATTGGCGCTGAAGTTTGTGTAGTTCTGTCTGTGTGTTGGCTAGCCGCTCTTCTAATCGTTGTACGGTATCCTCTAGTAAAGAAAGCTGCCTAAACAAACTTACAGTCTCTTGCTCTACACTGAACGTGGCCCTTTGGAGACTCAACTGTGCATTTTCCACTGCTAGTTCTGCCTCTTCGATTTCAAGGCCCCTTGTGGGATACAGCGCAGAAGTCGCGGTTAGGTACAGCCCATAGTCGGTGCTTTGGGGTTCCCAAGAACAGCCCAAGGATAGATTGAGATCCCAGCCTTTGGTCCTTTGTAGCTCTTGTAGCTTGCTCATAGCAGCATCCAGTGCTTCTTGTGCAGCAGATCGGGTGGAGCTATGTTGTATAGCCCTTTCCATCATTTGCTGTTGATCAAGGCTGACTGGAACAAACCCTGGATCTAGACTAGCCGGGTAAATATCCCCCAGATCCAGCAATTGCATCAAATCCTCCTGGGCCTTTTTCTTTTGGAGTTCCAATGTAGCAATCGTAGTTGTAGTTTTTTCAATCTCCTGCAAAATGCTAAAGAGCTTGCTTGACTCAGCGCTGGTTAAGAGCATACCGGTCTTTTCATCTTGGTGGTATTCGAGCATCTTTCTACGAAAAACCAATTCCCGGTCCGCCCTCTCGTACTCTACGAAAACACGGTAAACTTGCTGAATAACCTCATTTCGCGTCTTAGTAAGCGATGCGTCATCTGTAGCCGCATCGGGCTTCTTGGCAGCACGAAACAAAGCGTAGTCTACACTGAGCTCAGCGGAAGGATGGTACTGTATCCTTTCTTCTACTTGAAAGGCAATCTGCCCTTGCACACTACCGTGCTCGCCCAATGGTAATCGCAAAGACAGCTGTCCTTTTGGAATGCCTAGGCCCGAGGGACCAACGGCAATCGGTGTACTCTGAAACTGCACCACAGGCAAAATTCGTTCGGCATCGATTTTTCGTTGGGACAGTTCCCACTGCCGATAGAATAACTGTAACTCCTTGTTCCGCTGCAAAGCTAACTGGACTGCTTCAGACAAGGCTACAGGCTCTACCGCACTGACAGACCAACTTGTCACAAAAAGTGCCAAACTAACTAGCAACAACAGTATCCGACGCATCCTGTTCCTCACTCCAAACCGGCTTGGTTACCCCAATAAGTTCGAGGAAATCGTGGCTTCCCTGGCTGTGAGCCCATTTTGCCTCCTTCAAGGCACGTTCGGCATCGTTATACCTTTGCTCTTCCTGAGCAAATTCCTCATCGCTTAACAAACCCGCTTGATACTTTGCTTTCGCCGAACCTAACTCTTTTTCGGCCAGTACCAATTCCCGCTGCTTGGCCTCAATATCTTGCTCGCCATTCTTCAAGGACCAGAAGGCAGAACGTACCTGGAAATAGAGTGACTGGTTCACCTTCTCCAGGTTCAGTATGGCTTTCTCCAATTGAAGCTGGGCCTCCTCGAGCTTAACCCGGGGCGTATACTCATTATCCAGGTTTGAGACATTGACCCTTGCAGTATCCACTGCCTCTTGGGCGGCCTTTAACTCCTTACTGACAGCAAGGGCACAATCATAGGCTTCATCAAAGGAAACACTAATGGGCTCAAAATGTGGTTCAATGAATTCCGCCAAGAGGATTTTCTGGTCAAAGGGCAAACCAAGCAGTTGCCTAAACTGAAGATACTCTGTCTCCAGGTTATGTTCAGCGTTTATGTAGGCACTTTGGGCTAGGGCAATCTGGTTCTCTGCCCGGAGCAAGGCAATCTGGGGAATAAGACCGGCATTATACCGAACCCGCTCTTTCTCTAAGTTGATCTTTGCTTGATTAACGCTATCTAAGGACTTGGTCACCGTCAGTTCCGATTGCAACAGCTTATAGTAGTCGGATACAACTTTCCGGGAGATAGATGCTCTCTGTTGGGTATATTGCTCTGTAACCTTCTGCAAACTCTCTATAGCAGCAATATACATCTGCTCATCGTCCACGATCCGCGCCCGCTCCACTTCCCTTTGAGCCCAATCACAGTCAAGCCTGAGGACTCGTAAATCAAGATTGTTCTCCAGGGCAATGTCAATAGCGTCAGCCACCTTGAGTTCTAAGGTTTCAGCAAAGGTTATTGTAGTAGCACAAATAAAAACAAATAGTAATGGAAGGATCATACGTCGCATAGGACAAACCTCCGATCAATTTATTATTGAGCAAAATCCTGGAGAATGAATTCGGGAGCAAACCGCCGGGTAATTGGTGCATCTTGGGCAATCTGTCCATCCTTAAGTCGGATCAACCGTTTACCGAAGGATCCGGCCCAAGGATCATGGGTCACTAACACGATAGTAGCACCACCGTCATTGAGTTTCTGCAACAACCGCAGAATCTCATCACCCTGATCACTTGCTAGATTACCTGTGGGTTCATCGGCTAGAATTAGCGTGGGATCATTGGCCAAAGCCCGAGCGATCGCCACCCGCTGTTGTTCACCACCGGACAACTGATTTGGATAGTGATGGAACCTGTGGGCAAGCCCCATCATATCCAGGAGTTCCTGTGCCCGCTTGGCCGATTCGCCTTTAGGTTTTCCAGCATACATCATCGGCACTTCCACATTTTCCAGGGCACTTAACTCGGGAAAAAGATTGTACCCTTGGAAAATGAAACCGAAATGGCGATTGCGGATTCTGGAAAGCTCCTTGTCACTTAGCTCCGTAATATCAACATCCTCCAGCAAATAGGCACCACTTGTTGGTTGGTCAAGGCCACCAAGTATATGCAACAGGGTGGATTTACCCGATCCCGAAGGACCCATTACCGATAGGAATTCGCCCCTTTGGATCGACAAATCTACCTCCGAGAGAGCTCTCACTTCCACCTCACCACGATAGTAGCACTTGCTTACCGAATCAAGTCTGATCATTGCATGCGCCCTCCTTCGGGATTTACCAAAATCTCCTCATACTGTCTATATTCATCATAGGAGCTGGTAATTACTTTCTCCCCTGCTTCGATACCCTCCAAAACCTGAACATAGTTGCCCTCCATAATCCCGAGGCGTACATCCTTTCTAAGCGCCTTATCCCCTTGGAGCACGTAGACAAACATTCTCTGACCACTCACTAGATAGGGCCCCCGGGGTAGGCATAGGCTGTTGGGATGGTTCCTGACATGGATATCCACAATGGCACTACTACCGGGACGCAACTCCTCGGCTGAACCGTCAATCTCCACCCGTACAACCACCGTGGGGCTCTCCCCTTTGGTATCAGCAGAGGGAGCGATGTAGGTAATATGACCGGATAGTAACGCCGAGCCAACAGCGATACTACAAGTCTGTCCTTCAGATAGACGATCAGCTTGGGTGCTGGTAACCTTAATTTCAACAATCTGGTCCGTCACATCCGCAATTCGACCGATTATTTTGTTGGCTGGCACCTCTTGGTTCAGACTGACTTCCAAGCCTAGGATCCGACCGTCTATCGGTGCGTAGACCATTAGGCCCTCAATTGCTCGTTCTATCTGCTCCAGCTCCGTCTCGGCAATCTTCACGTTTACCTCGGCATTGTCAATGCTTGCTTCAGCCCTTCGCGTCTTTACCTCTAGTTGCTTTGTGGCCTGCTCTAGATTGCGTTGGGCCTCTCCAAGAGCTTTTTGGGCATCTTGGACTTCCTTTTCGGATATGGTGCCGTACTGAAAGAGTTGCTGTAACAGATCTATCTTTTCCTGAGCATCGATGACTTTTTGTTCCCCATCACGTAGGGCCTGTTCAGCCAAAAGCAGGTCCGCTTCCGCATCATATTGGGCTGTGGCCAATTCGAACTCCATCTGATTTAGCTTTCGTAATCCTTCATCCCGCTGCTTCAGGAGTCTTGCTGACTCCATAACCAAGATCGGCTCACCCGCGAAAACATCCTGGCCCTCTTGCACCAATATCTGACCAATGACCCCTTCCGCCAACGTATGAATCTCCTTAACCTTACGGGGCTGGAGACTTCCTACTACGCTAAAGGTCTCAGTGAAATCCCTGGTTTCTACTACGGCGTAGGAGTAGTATTCGAGAAGAAAATCCTCTTCCTTGGGTTTGAAGAAGTAATAGGTGCCTACAACGATGGCAACAAGAAAGGCTACTACGAATAGTAATAGGCCGAGTTGTGAGTTTTTACGTCGCTTCTTAGGACGTGATACGATAATCTTCTCTTCCAAGCTTCCCCACCTCTTTTTTCAAACTACGGACCGGAAGCTGATCACTGAAGATGAGCCATAAAGACCATCTATTCTTCATCCTTAGCCAGTTCTTCGAGGACCTCATCCAGTGAGACCCCTCCATCAGCAAGATCCATTGTGCCAACCATCGCACTTATTGCTTCGAGATCATCAATCAATTCTAGGAAGTCCTCGAAGTTAAGAATAATGGCCATAGGCTTGTCCAATTCATCGTCGGCAACAGTCACGCAAACACCACGCTCAGCCACCCGGCCCATCACCTGATCAAGGCGCGTCCTAAACTGATGGTAATCTAGTTTACCAATTTCCTCAAAACGCTCTGTCCACATTAATGGCATCCCTTCCATCAAGATAATATTCCGTCTTAACTAAAATACTCCTGCTCAAACCTTGGTATTCACCAAGTATTACCAGAAACCCTTTCTGCTATTACGTCTGAGTGCCGCAAATGTCATTCGGATTAGACCAAAAACCAAGATCACCATTCCGATGAAGCGTAGCATAGAAAGGATGCTCACCACAAAGGAGAGCAATGCACCAAAGGCACCGAGTATTCCCTGAGCAACGAGGGTGCCGGTAAGGATTGCTGCTCCAACTAATAAAGAGGGCAAGCCTGTGAAATTACGGAAATTCATCTTCATCCCCCCATTATCCTTCTTAACTACATTAATATGCTGGAGGAAGAAGAGGTGTGCAGCATAATCCTTTACTCCGTTACCGCAAACCCTACGTTTATCTAAACCTAAGTCCCGTTGATAGAACAGAATCACTAACAGCACGTTCCATTGTAGCATAGAGATGTTAATTAACTGTTAAATAGGGAAGCGCGTTGGAGGAAGGAAAAACTGCAACTCTCACCAAAGCCACTCTTCCTGTATACCATAACGAGCAGCCCGTTAACTACCCACAGTTGGAGCCCTTCAAGGATCACGTACAATATCGCAGCTTCCACCTTAATCACCGTCTTTGCAGATCTCTGCCGCCCGGGACTACATCCCATGGTCTACAAGGGCAAATTACAACCGAGACAATGGTACTGGCTATTTGTTCCAAACCGAACATGAAATATGGGTTTTGCCGTTCTTAATATAACACAAATACCTACGTGATCAAAAGGTTTGTAGCTTCCATTGCCAAAGGACACCCTCGGTGTTAGAATCATCTTGAGGACATCAAGAAGGGGTTTTATCGTGAAGCAGAAAGCTGTCGTGGTCAAACAACTTGCCGAAGGGCAGTTGCTAGTACGGGGAGAACGGTTAGAAGCCTGTGGACACAACTGTCAGGAATGCAGTGGTTGTCCAAGCACCGTAACCTTGACTCCAGTGCTTGATACCACCGGTGCCAAACCGGGAGATCGGGTATTGATAGAACTGCCGGGAACTACCGTATTGCCGAGATTGGCCTTTGTGTTGTTTTTCCCAATGGTGCTCGGTCTAGTAGGTTATTCCCTTGGTCATTACCTGTTCACACAAAGGACTACCCTCCTTACGATATTGTTCGTCATCTTCGGTTTCCTTTGCGTTTGGATTAGGGAACATTACTATGCCGCTCCTTTAGTGGTACGGGTTGTCAGGAAGCTCTAACGGTTAAAGGGGCCGATGGCCAATAGACGTCGATACATATTTTGTCCGGAGGCCGTAGCAAGTAACAAAAGCAGATACGTAAGAATAATCGTAATACCCGCCACGATCAAACCTGGAAGCAGGCTCTCTTTAAGTAGGGAGAATACCAGAAGACCCGCAATCCCTGCGGCTGCAGCTGCAAGGGATGGGGCTAACACCGCCCCCACCCAGTTCAGCCCTAAGGAGCAAATTCGGTTAATGCTAATCAAGTTTAATACAGCGCCCACCGTAAAGTTGATCACTGAAGCCATCGCCGCCCCCCGGATCCCCAGAGGGGAAGCCGCGAGAAAGTAAACAGCCAGGGTATCGGCACCTAGACCACACATGTAGTTGCGCAAGGAAATCCCGGGTTTGCCCAAACCTTCGAGGATACCTTGGGATGTCTGTCTTAAATACGCGAAGGGACCACCTAAGGCAACAATTGCGGCAATCATTGCCGCTTCGGGCTGAGCATAGACTAGCTGACAGATTGGTCTCGCAAGACTCACCAAGGCCGCCACAAAAGGTAAGCCCGTGACAATGCTAGTCTCAAGTGACGACTTGATCCGGTACTGAACCATGGCCCAGTCCCCTTTCGCACAGGCAGCAGAAATGCTTGGCACCAAGTTCCGAGATAGGGAGAAGCTAATGATATTTGGCAGAAACACAAGGGGAATGGCAACACCCATCAGTAAGCCGAATTGCTCAGTGGCTTGGGGTACGGAAAGTCCGGAGAACTGCAGTCTTGCCGGGATTAGGAGTAGGTTAAAGGTCAAACTGGCTGAACTCACCAATTTCCCTACGGCTACCGGCCACGCCAACTTCACGACCCGGTCCAAGGATACAGATTGAATCACTCCTTTGGTCAAGGTGGCTTTCCGATCGATCAAGTACATCATACTCAGAATAAGTGCAAGAACAATCCAGCTAGCAAACATGCCGATGGCGATGGCTTGAGCAGCAAAGACAGTATCGGCTCCTCTGGAGAAATACACTAAACCCAAGGTGACTCCGGCAAAGGTAAGCTGCTCCATTACCTGGGCAAACCCAAGACTAAGCATCAGCTTGCGTCCTTCAAAATATCCTTCAAGGAGAGTCGCTACGGGTCCGATTACCAAGCAAGGCGCCAGGGTCCAAGCTACCTTACCGGCCCGGGGATCACTAAAGGCTATCTTGGAGAAGGGACCTAAGGCAACCCACAGACCGACGATAGAAAGAAGGCTGGTAGTTAAGGTAATTCTTAGACATTTACTGAGTAATCGATGGGCCTTTGCCGGATTATTTGTGGCAAACTCCTCCGCTACCCGCACCGATAGTGCATAGGGAATTCCCGCCGTGGCCAAGGTAAACAATGTGACATAAACCGGAGCTGCCATTCGATATAAGCCCATCGCCTCACCGCCTGCCCAGCGAATAATGCAGGCAGAATAGACAAATCCAATGACTCGGTTAATGAAACCACTTAAGGTAAGCACCAATGAACCGCCAAGGAAGCTCTGCCCCGATGGGGCACCTTTCGTTGGGAGGAATCTAGAGATTAGTCTGCGCAACACTAGGATCACCCTTTTTGTAAGAGTCCATCACCTAATTCTACTCACAGACTCCACAAAACAGAACAATGATGAACCTAAGGGCGGGGAAATAGGAAAACCCCGGATCTCTCCGGGGTCAAATCCTTGAGTAAACCTATAAGCCGGGTTCTGTCTAGGATGATCATCCATCTTGGGAACCAGTTACCTGGTTCCTCTAGCGACCTAACCCGAGGGATCGGCGGGCCACCGTCTTTGCTCCCTCCTATTTGGTCTTTCTCCTGGTGGGGTTTACCAAGCCGATTAGTCACCTAATCGCTGGTGCGCTCTTACCGCACCTTTTCACCCTTACCCCTACAAGGGGCGGTCTGCTTTCTGTGGCACTATCCTTGAGGTCACCCTCACTGGGCGTTACCCAGCACCATGCCCTATGGAGCCCGGACTTTCCTCGCTTAACGCGCGATCACCCAGTTTACTCAGGGCGTATTCCTGTATCATCACCTGCATTGTAGCATATAGTCTATTCCTATGTCAAAAATCATAGAACCATCAATAGACAGTCCTCGAGTTCCAGCAGGAACCACCTAATCTGACTATTGATTATCAGTTAGATCAGAAGCCATGGTCAGTGTTTGAAGCACACTACGCTCCTTTGGAACGTAGTGGTAAACGGAGATTGC is a window encoding:
- a CDS encoding polysaccharide biosynthesis protein; its protein translation is MRRLISRFLPTKGAPSGQSFLGGSLVLTLSGFINRVIGFVYSACIIRWAGGEAMGLYRMAAPVYVTLFTLATAGIPYALSVRVAEEFATNNPAKAHRLLSKCLRITLTTSLLSIVGLWVALGPFSKIAFSDPRAGKVAWTLAPCLVIGPVATLLEGYFEGRKLMLSLGFAQVMEQLTFAGVTLGLVYFSRGADTVFAAQAIAIGMFASWIVLALILSMMYLIDRKATLTKGVIQSVSLDRVVKLAWPVAVGKLVSSASLTFNLLLIPARLQFSGLSVPQATEQFGLLMGVAIPLVFLPNIISFSLSRNLVPSISAACAKGDWAMVQYRIKSSLETSIVTGLPFVAALVSLARPICQLVYAQPEAAMIAAIVALGGPFAYLRQTSQGILEGLGKPGISLRNYMCGLGADTLAVYFLAASPLGIRGAAMASVINFTVGAVLNLISINRICSLGLNWVGAVLAPSLAAAAAGIAGLLVFSLLKESLLPGLIVAGITIILTYLLLLLATASGQNMYRRLLAIGPFNR
- a CDS encoding SoxR reducing system RseC family protein codes for the protein MKQKAVVVKQLAEGQLLVRGERLEACGHNCQECSGCPSTVTLTPVLDTTGAKPGDRVLIELPGTTVLPRLAFVLFFPMVLGLVGYSLGHYLFTQRTTLLTILFVIFGFLCVWIREHYYAAPLVVRVVRKL